From Nicotiana tabacum cultivar K326 chromosome 22, ASM71507v2, whole genome shotgun sequence, one genomic window encodes:
- the LOC107824592 gene encoding chaperone protein dnaJ 8, chloroplastic-like: MATAIGMLGNVGGCGSASASWIRLKNCSKKKTKGENVRFGVSCVYSPSVSDPYKTLRINPGASESEVRKAFRQLALQYHPDVCRGNNCGIQFHQINEAYDVVMSNLRGETKRAEMEIYEEYEDDDSMRGVNDPDWDMWEEWMGWEGAGIRDYSSHINPYI, translated from the exons ATGGCGACTGCTATTGGAATGCTGGGAAACGTTGGGGGTTGCGGCTCTGCATCTGCGTCTTGGATTCGTTTGAAAAACTGCTCAAAGAAGAAAACGAAGGGTGAGAATGTTAGATTTGGGGTGTCTTGTGTTTATTCTCCTTCTGTGAGTGATCCTTACAAAACCTTGAGAATTAACCCTGGTGCTTCTGAATCTGAAGTCCGGAAAGCTTTTAGACAGCTCGCTCTTCAG TATCACCCGGATGTGTGCAGAGGAAATAATTGCGGCATCCAATTCCACCAAATCAATGAAGCATACGAT GTTGTGATGAGTAACTTGAGAGGTGAAACGAAGAGGGCAGAAATGGAAATATACGAGGAATATGAGGATGATGATTCCATGAGAGGAGTGAACGATCCAGATTGGGACATGTGGGAAGAGTGGATGGGATGGGAAGGAGCTGGCATTCGTGACTACTCTTCTCACATCAACCCTTATATTTAA